aaaggcaattctGCGGAGATCAACAAGAGCTTGATCTCCACGTGCAGCTATCTTGAGAGAGCTATCCTGAGATAGCTGCACGTGGAAACCCCTGTTGATCCACTTTTTTAGAATCATTCGGTTGATAGAAGTGCCCAGGACAACCTCAGCTTTCCTAGACTCCTCCAGGCCATATTGCATCCACCCATATGCCTGTCCTAAGGAACTGGGGTATGTGTGTTTAGCCACAGGTGCCTGGAAAGAGCAGCATGAGCCTGTCCTAGGAGCCTGAATCGGCAGAAACAGCAAGCTGTTAGCAGGGCGTACTGGGCAAGACAAATCTGGTCTGTGTGAATTGACAGTGAGAACTGCCAGCAGTCGTCGAGGAGAGAATTCGGTATTGTAAGCTGTCTGCGTAAAAGGTATCTGCCCCAAGTAACCCAATTAGCACTACTTAATTTCAGGCCCTGCAGCGCAAGCCACAGGACTGGAGAGAGCAGGAATTTGTCTAGCGCGCAGGCTGCTGTATGGACGGTGATGGGAAATAAGATGAAAGAAATGAGGTGGGAGAGGTGGGCTGACCGACTGCACTGGCTGACCTGCCCCGTGGGGCAACGTTGCTGCAGGCTCCAGGGGTAAAAGCACGCGTCGCTCGGCGTAGCCTGCGAGCTCACTGCAGCAGCTCTTCAACcagctgctttgagcagagcagctcaggcAGCGATAGCCTCCCGTGCCACCCTGGGCAGGCTGAATTAAAAGGATCACTGGACTGTTGCTTGATAACTTTGTCTTTTACTAATTCACCTGGTGTCTTCCTTCTCCAGTTACGCGGTTATTGCCTACGGCTGTGCCAGCTGCCCCAAGCTGACCTGCGAGAGGGACGGCTGCCAGACGGAGTTCTGCTATCACTGCAAACAGATATGGCATCCCAACCAAACCTGCGACATGGCCCGCCAGCAAAGGGCACAGACGCTCCGAGTACGGACCAAGCACACGTCAGGCCTCAGTTACGGACAGGAATCCGGGCCGGGTATGGATTCACACGTTTTTTTAGTTACTCAGTGCTGCAGTTATGCCCGTGAAGCTGAGAAAGAGCCACCTGCGTGCAAAAACCCCCTCCCGTCAAAGCAGGGGAGTGTTAGAGCCCTGTGGGGAACGCTGCTGCGTGGCACAGCTGAGGGTCCCCGGCAGCCGCGGGTGAGAACAGCTGGGAAACTCAGAGTCATTTCCCCTTCTCGTGTGTGTTAGAAGAAATCTGGCAGGCTCCTCCAAGAACGCAAAACAAATCAGTAGGTGACGATGTGCTTTGGGTCCTTCCACGTCATGGAAGCTCCCCTCATCCGCCCCAGCTAAGCTTGTGGCTCTTTTGATCTTGGATGTTCTCGCTTCTTGCTGTTCTAAACCCTGAACAAATAGGCACTTTTTACATTTGCAGCTTCAAATTTGCCTGCTGCGGTAGTAAAGAGTAGCATTCACGCCTAGCTGAGTGTGGGGAGCCTCACTCCGTGCACTGTTAGGTGTTAGTAATGTcaggtacagaaaaaaatgccaaccCACAGACTCCTACACTGCCTGGTAGGAGCTGCTGTGTCTGCTGAGTTAgtgtttgttaaaaataattgtattgaCTCTGGAAGTGGGCAGTAAGGCCATTTCATAAAGTCCTGCCCtacccccaaacaaaacaccctgCTTTTCCTTCTATGTCAGGAGTTTAAATGTTAATACGCTTACTTAGAATGGAGCTGTCGTGGGTGGTTCAGAGGTGGCTTAGTGGTACGTCAAGGTTCAACATGCCCCAGTTAGAGGGCCTGATAATGGACAGCATAGATACTACCACAGCCTGTGGTACAAACCAGCAAgcaaaaaatagtttctgagttttttcatccttttaaaGGAGATCCCTGCCAGGAAGAGCTTAGCACTTAGCCACTGAAAGGGAGGTTCCTGAGACAGTGGTTTTTCCCCACCCTGTTCTTGCTGGATTCAATATAGTGATTAATAAGGTGCGAGCTGGTCTCAGCAGCTGGATTTCATATTGTTGAGTGGTGCAGAGGCTGCCAGCAAAGCCCTGAACCACTGCGCAGCCATTGCGTAACTGCGATCAGATGACGCTTGAATTAAGGAAGAGATGAAGGACCCTtatcctgctctgccagcagcaaacTGGGGACTGGACAGCCCCTGCACCGGACCCCATGTGCGGCTGCAGACCCCGTTCCCCTTTTGGCTGCTGTTGAAGGCCAGGTTCGGAGTTTCTCCGGTGCCTTGTTCTCCCAATTGTTCTGTCGTTCTTGGCCCATGAATCACCACAATGGAGCAATTTAGTAATGGTTCGTTCTTACGCTGTTGCCTTGGCTAGCACAGGGCAGGTATGGCTTGTTCCCAGCACTTAAGCATGTTCTGGAATACATCCCATTCAAGgctaaaataagctttttgaAGTGACTGTTGTTCTCAGTCCCTGCTGTCCAGGCAAATGGCTTTGGTGGGATCTGTCTCATCAATACTATCTTCTCGCTCTGAAGATAAACTAAAGCCACAACCACCCCCACTTTATCTGTGATTAGCAAAGGTGTTCTGCCCGCACAGAAAACAAGGGTTTCAATCCATAACGAGATCCCCCTCGTTGATTCTTCATACTCGCAGCAGAGAGTCCAACTCAATCCCGTCCTTCCTCCCCATAGCTGATGACATCAAGCCATGTCCGCGTTGCAGTGCTTACATCATCAAGATGAACGATGGGAGCTGTAACCACATGACCTGTGCGGTGTGTGGCTGCGAGTTCTGCTGGCTGTGTATGAAGGAGATCTCGGATCTGCATTACCTCAGGTGAGGAGGGGAGCAGCACGCCTGGGTTCCTGCCGGTGGGGTAGCACGCGCTTCTCTGAGGCTGTTTGGAGGAGTTCCCTTCGTGCGTTGGCCTTTcatcctcctgcctctccaaTCAGTCAGTAAAATGTTCTTCTTTCTGACCCAAAGATCTGAACTTTCTCCCCACGTTACAGTAGGAGGATGCTCTTCCACACCAAGTAAAGCTCCTCCTGATACAACTGTATTTGAGAGCTCTTGACATACTGGATATTAAACATAGTCCCAGTAGTGTGATAATCGCCTTGATGAGCAAATGAATCTTGatgggggaaaaagagggaaaccTTTTCAGTGTTGTCTATCCGCTTCCTAAGTTTTGAGTTTTGTTCATGTGGAAGTTGAACTTGGGCTTCTCAGGAACACTTAGGAATTGCTGTGGtgttaatgtaatttttttttttccccttccattaAGCCCCTCTGGCTGTACATTCTGGGGCAAAAAGCCATGGAGTCGTAAAAAGAAGATTCTCTGGCAGCTGGGCACATTGATTGGCGCTCCTGTAGGCATTTCCCTCATTGCTGGCATTGCCATTCCTGCTATGGTCATTGGCATCCCTGTGTATGTCGGGAGGAAGGTAAGTGTGGAGAGTACAAGGTTGGAGCTGAGGGATCTGGGGCTTTTGGGGTGTTTTCTGTACTTAAGGCATCTGACCAGAAATTTAGAGCTGGTACAAAGGGTGGATCTTTTCATAGAACCAAAATTCAGTTGTCTCTTGTAAACCTTGTCTTATGTTTTGGGCTTtgtgtggggagagggaaggtggtGGCTGATAGCCCTTCAGGCTGAAGTCCTCTCAGATGCATTTTGCATTGCTCTTGTGCCTCTGCCTTGAACCAGGAGCACCCAAGGAGAAACCTGGTCCCTTTTTAACACATCCTGTGATGACGGGCTCTGTGAGACAGTGGCTGGACCCTGAGAATCACTCTTTGGCTTGCATAAGTCACTCGTGTTTTGATGCTGACCTGCTGCCCCAAACTGCGTGATACTGTTGTGTGTCCGTGCTGATAAAGAGGCGTTGAGAGGGAAGAAATGGCATGTCAGCGCCATATTtgtagctgtttctttttcttaaacacagaCCCGCTTGCTAGGTCTGATCTGTGAGGAGATCTGTTGTCAAGATGAGGTTCTTTAAGGGCTAATGCAGCTGACAAGACTGTAAAATCACAAGCTTATTAATGTCTTCTGCTGGTGTTTGCTCGTGGCCAGGCTCTGTTCTCACCTGGTGCTTCTCCTTCTGTCAGATCCACAGCAGGtatgagggaaagaaaacttcTAAGCACAAGAGGAACTTGGCCATTACTGGTGGGGTCACTTTGTCTGTCATTGCCTCTCCAGTCATCGCTGCTGTCAGTGTTGGTAAGTGGACACAGTCCCTTTCCCTTCTGGTGGGCCAGTAGTCACTGAGACAAGTGGGTAGCCCAGCCCTGTGAGATGGAGGTGGCCAAAGGGCAGTTTGCAGACTGCTGCTGTGTGCTCTTCTGGGCACATCCCTCCATTTCACATCCAGGCTGCACATCCTCGTGTGCTTGAGTTGGCCTGGAGCCAGCACAGGGCTTGTCTGGAGCACCAGTTACCTGTGCCGCAGCCCATAGCGGAGTCCCTTGAGACATGAGCTGTCTCTTACCCATGGCCTGGTTTGGTGGCTGATGTCTTGGGGGTTCAGCTGAGGCTGTCTGCGCTCTTGGCGTTCCCTCGttctgcagtgcagcagcacaAACGAAGGGCTCCACTGTCTATCCGCAAAGTTGTGAAGTAGGGCCTTTAAAAGCAGAGTAAACACAACTGGAAGTGTCCCTACCCCAAAGAGTCCTTTCTGTCTGCCCAACGCAGCTCAGCCTTAAGCTCCTCTTAACCCAGCGCATCCTACTCTCCAGGTATTGGAGTCCCCATCATGCTGGCTTACGTCTATGGTGTTGTGCCGATCTCACTGTGCCGAGGCGGTGGCTGTGGAGTTAGCACCGCCAACGGAAAGGGTGTGAAAATCGAGTTTGATGAAGATGATGGACCAATCACAGGTAAAGTGATCACTGGTGAAGGGAAGGGGGTGAAGCAAGACCCTGTCATTGCCTCTTGTAATGACATGGTAGGGGGTCTTAACTTTTCCCAAATCTGAACATCTGTCTTTACCTGGCTTTGGCTAGAAGcagttatttttgcttcagtcttctGGCGATCAGCTGTGTagctctgaaagcaaaatctcaGCTCTTCCTTGCCATGGATGAGGCAGGGAGGCAGTCTGAGACGAGATACACGCTGCCTGCTGTCTgacccccagctctgccagcgcCATCGCAGCCAGACGGTTCCCTTGCTGATTCTGATTCCTGTGCTCTTCTTCCCTGCAGTGGCTGATGCCTGGCGAGCCCTGAAGAACCCCAGCATTGGCGAGAGCAGCATTGAGGGGTTGACCAGCGTGCTGAGCACCAGCGGCAGCCCCACCGATGGGCTCAGTGTGATGCAGGGCAACTACAGCGAGACGGCCAGCTTTGCCGCCCTCTCAGGCGGCACCCTGAGTGGTGGTGTCCTCTCGGGAGGCAAGGGGAAGTACAGCAGGTAACTGAACTGATGGGCACAGCGAGAAAGGGGTAGAGGCTCCCAAGGCCTGTGTCGGTTGAGCAGGCTTATTTTGGGGTGCTCTCCAAGACTGCGAGCGGTCCTTCTTTGACTAGGACTCATGTCCTAGTATTTTTAGTTCTTGGTCTGTTGTAGAATAACCAGTCCCAGCAGACCAGGCTACTTCTGGAGTCAGTGCTAGGCTGGTTCTTGCAAAGAGGATAAAAGATAAGTTTCTGTCCCTACTGAGCTCCTTGAAACTGCAGAGCTGATGCCTCAGGTTAATTGGGAACAGCGCAGAGATGcctgcttggcttgcttaaaGATCTTCCAGTCCTCTTATCCCAGTCTAGAGGCTTTGATGCTTCCTCTTCTCCAGTGGTCTATAGCAAGCAGGGTCACTGCTTTCCAAGTCAGGAGGTTACACCACAGTTTTCCTCTAAGCTTGCCTGTGAGTCAGTTTGCTGAGTAATTCGAGACACGTGTTGATATGGCAGCCAGGATATAATCATGGCTGTGCGCTAGATCTGTGGAAATCGTTTTTCGCAGGAGTTGCGTGAGTCATAGATATAAACACAACTTTACCTTCGTCATGGAAAACAGAATGGGTTTACCTAAATGGAGCCAAAAATGAGACTAAATGGGAGGAACCGTTGGGGTTAAACTCTGTCATGCCGAGGTGCGCCAGCACAGAGGGCTTCTTGCTTTCCTATGATGAACAGCAACTGTTTGGTGCCCCTTGGGGACCATCTAAGGCATTTCTGAGGAATCCTCTTCTTTCCTGCAGGCTGGAAGTTCAGGCAGATGTCCAGAAGGAGATTTTCCCCAAAGACTCGGTCAGCTTGGGGGCTATCAGCGATAACGCCAGCACTCGAGCCATGGCTGGTTCCATCATCAGCTCCTACAACCCCCAGGACAGGTAGGAGGACATGCAATGGTGAGAAGAGTGTTGGTAGTGGGTGTCCTGGAAAAATCTGTGCTCTGTGACGTGCTGCTGTGGGTGGTGAGATGACTGTAGTTGCACCAGTCCACTCTTGTGTAGCTGGCAAGCGGATTGATCCTTTTACTAGCACAGAAGGAGGACTGGGGACAATTTGGGAGCATCCTCCATGTGTGGTGTGGAGGCTGAGGAGGGGATCTGCAGCCCGGGACCCTCAGGGTCTGTTCCTGGCTGCTCATGGGGACTCTGGTGCTTTCCCAGTTCAGTTCCCGGCTCACAGCCTGGGGATGATCTTTGCTGCTGTTAGGAGGACTCAAGAGCAGCAGCGAGTGCTGTTGTTTCCCAGATGCTGTGGGGTGATGAGCAGCATCTTGCTCATGTTTGGGAAACGTGATCCTCCCGGTACAGTGATGCAGTGCCTGGTGATGACCCAGTTGAACCCAGTAACTGTACCCAGTAACGCAAGGGTGCTTGTTTCTGCAGGGAGTGCAATAACATGGAGATCCAGGTGGACATCGAAGCCAAACCAAGTCACTACCAGCTGGCCAGCGGCAGCAGTACGGAGGACTCTCTGCATGTCCACACCCAAATGGCAGagaatgaggaagaggaggaggaggaggaagaggatggtgAGCAGGAGCAGACATGCAAACACCAAAGCTGTGAGCAAAAGGACTGCATTGCCAGCAAAACCTGGGACATCACCCTGGCCCAGCCTGAGAGCATACGGAGCGACCTGGAGAGTTCCGACAGTCAGTCGGACGACGTGCCAGACATTACCTCGGATGAATGCGACTCCCCTCACTCTCAGACTGCAGCAGCCTGCCCACAGACCCCCAAAGCGAGAGGTGCTGAGAGCCCAAGTGCCCACCTGAGCCACTGTGCCCAAGCCGAGGGCTGCAGGCTGGATGAAATAGTCAAACTGGAGTGCATCGAAGCCAGAGTATGAAGTGGCCTCCTGCTGAAAAGCACACTGCTGTCATTGCATCTTTTGGGGCAGGGTTGTGTCCGTGTTGGCTTCTGTTTGCGATTCTCCAGCTGGCTCCCCAGCCTCGCCTCGGGGAGTTGCTGTTTCTTAcgtgacaaaaaagaaaaaggaaaaaaaaaaaaatcccccgccctctttttgttttaatttattggtTCAAGCTCTGTGAGGTGTGTAAGAGTGTAAATATGTACGTGTGTCTGTATGTCTGCAAACATCCTAAGGGACTATTTGAATAAAGACTCTGGTTGTCATTCGACTCGCATCCAGCTCATCCTTTCCAAAGATGTGCAGTGAATCCTCTGGCTGCCTTTGCCCTTTGCTCAAGCGTTTGTAAACACTGCCCTCGCCCAAGGCATGGGGAAAATGGGGGcatctcctcttctgcctctagAAAGTGTGGTGTGACAGCCTTGTTCTGCCTGCAGTGGCAATGGGGACGGTGCGTGTGCCACACACGGCTGCAATGGCCAGACCCACTTTGTCCTGAAGCTGTAGCAGGGAGAAGTCTCTCTTCTCCCCATCAGGGAGGTTAAAAGAGCGGAAGGATGGGGACTAACGCTGTGCTGAGCCAaattcccagtgctgctgggtgTAGGGGATCTGAGGAGGCTGAGGGCTGGGCTGGTGGCTCCGGTGGGAGATTAGGGACAAGTGTCTTTGAGTCTCTGCCTGGGCCAAGCCCTGCCCCAGACCAGTCCCAGGAACCAGGGCCACATTGCTGTCCCTGTAATTAAATTGTTGGTGCCTCAAGTCTGCAACGTGCTTTGCAGAGAGCATTGCTTAGCAAGGATCTCCCACGAGCGAGGGAGGGCTCCCCAAAGCACCCCTGGTGCGAGCAGAGCTGGGTTGCTATTCTCGTAGCCACGTGGGCAAGCTGttgtccccagcccctctcacTCGGTCTCTTGCTATCGGTAACTTCCCTGGAAGCTTCATTAGGGCGGTTGCCACCAAACTGGCTCCTCTGGGTCACCTTCTGGGAAGTCaccttctgcttttccctctctccaagTTGATCCCCGGTACCCGATGGTGTTTGTCTCTGCCCCACGGACCGGCAGCATCCCACCCTGAGGGACTGCCCCTTCCCAGACCCTCAGCCCGTGGCCTCGGACCTGGCTGGCTGGATCCCAGCATGCCACCATCACTTAGGGTGGACCGACCTGAGCGTGCCGGGGAGGTGGAGATGGCAGGGAtggatggggaaggggatgaGGCAGCGTGGCATGGCGTAtcggcatggcatggcatggcacagcGTGCCACGGCACGGCTGCTGGCTtgggagcaggggtggggaCAGGGCTGTGCTTCCCCTCAGTGGAGGCAGGCGAAGGTGGAGTTATCCCTTTGTTCATCCTGGGGAGCTGGTCCGACAGGAATTGGAGTAGCAGTGGGGTGCAGCAGGCGAGCGGCTCCGGTGGCCTGGTCCTGGTCCcggtcctggtcctggtcctggtcctggtcccAGCCCTGGTCTTGCCTGGCCACGTGGGGACCCCGATGGATCCAGCTGCCAGCCCGGGGGGTtgagggcagggcaggccccGGGGGCATCGAGGGGCTCTGATGGCCTGATCCTGGCCCGGTGAAGATGTGTCAAGTGGGTGAGTCCGGGTCCGGCATGGTGATCGTGACAGGGgggtgccccagccctgcctgcggctctagcactgcctgcagctccagcactgccctcctgcaggggaaactgaggcagggagggaggggagccgAGGGGCTCGGACAGGGTCAGGGACGGTGCTGGGCTGTGCACCTCGGGTGATAGTGGGTGCATGAGAAGAGCGGCCCCCGGGTGGGTCCCGACGGGGGGACTCAAAGCGGTCACTCCTCAAAGCGCCAGGTGCCGAAACCCAGCGCTGGAGCTGTCGTTCACGGGCAGCTGCTCTCCCCAGAGCTTCCTCATCGCTCTGGGGAttcccagcccttcccagccccatCAGGGATGCCTCTCCCCATGGCTGCTGGCCCCACACTGCCGCCCCGGTCCCAGGAGAGCCGGCTGGAGCGGTGGTTTGCATACCTGGGCTGCCGGCGGCTGCCACCACGTAGCCTCCTGCCTCATCCCCCCACCAGTATGGGGCACGTCCTCTGGGGCTGTCCCCAATGCCCCCTGCCTGTGCTGAGCGTGGTGCAAGGGTGGGAGGGACAGCTCGGTGCTGGCCACCCCGCAGCGTGCAGCCTCCTTGcccagccctcctctcccctccatctCAGGCCACCTCGATCCTGGCAGCCACCAAAGGGTCCTCATGAAAACGGGCCTTATCCTCCTCATCATCGGGCACCTCAACTTCATCACCGGCGCCCTCATCCACGGCACCGTCCTCCGCTTCGTGGTCAACCCCCGGGACGTCATCTCCCTGCAGTACGCCGTCACCAACGCCGCCTCTGTCATCTCCGCGCTGCTGGTACCGCGGGGTGC
The Gymnogyps californianus isolate 813 chromosome 22, ASM1813914v2, whole genome shotgun sequence genome window above contains:
- the RNF19B gene encoding LOW QUALITY PROTEIN: E3 ubiquitin-protein ligase RNF19B (The sequence of the model RefSeq protein was modified relative to this genomic sequence to represent the inferred CDS: inserted 1 base in 1 codon), with protein sequence MGSERDSESPRSSSIHSAAAKCPKPGRRRRLSFQSVFSAAAASAAGGRRRTKAEPPPAAPPPPPAAPPAPPPPPPPXPAAPEEAPVVPEGGGEEELECPLCLVRQPAENAPRLLSCPHRSCGACLRQYLRIEITESRVNICCPECSERLNPADIRRLLRDSPHLVAKYEEFMLRRCLAADPDCRWCPAPDCGYAVIAYGCASCPKLTCERDGCQTEFCYHCKQIWHPNQTCDMARQQRAQTLRVRTKHTSGLSYGQESGPADDIKPCPRCSAYIIKMNDGSCNHMTCAVCGCEFCWLCMKEISDLHYLSPSGCTFWGKKPWSRKKKILWQLGTLIGAPVGISLIAGIAIPAMVIGIPVYVGRKIHSRYEGKKTSKHKRNLAITGGVTLSVIASPVIAAVSVGIGVPIMLAYVYGVVPISLCRGGGCGVSTANGKGVKIEFDEDDGPITVADAWRALKNPSIGESSIEGLTSVLSTSGSPTDGLSVMQGNYSETASFAALSGGTLSGGVLSGGKGKYSRLEVQADVQKEIFPKDSVSLGAISDNASTRAMAGSIISSYNPQDRECNNMEIQVDIEAKPSHYQLASGSSTEDSLHVHTQMAENEEEEEEEEEDGEQEQTCKHQSCEQKDCIASKTWDITLAQPESIRSDLESSDSQSDDVPDITSDECDSPHSQTAAACPQTPKARGAESPSAHLSHCAQAEGCRLDEIVKLECIEARV